Below is a genomic region from Spirosoma radiotolerans.
TCATCCGTACAGGGCAGCTGGAAAATATCCGGTTATAAGATTGACCCCGGCGTTGATTTTATGGGGAATGGTCAAAAAAGCAACGATTTGCTGGCCTATTTACGGTCATTACCTGGAGGGATTGGAAATGATGCCGTGGAGTGCCTGACCACTTCCGTGATTACGTTCAATGCCAATGGGAAAGTTAGCGGAACAGCAGGCTCTAAATGCTCGACCACAACGGACATGAACCCCGTTGAGGAAAATTCAAGCTGGAAATTAGATGGGAATAAATTGACACTGACCAGTGGAACGGATGTGACTGTCTATGATACCGTAATCAGTGGTAACACCCTGAAGCTTTCTGGCAAAGAAATGGAGGATTATGACGGTGACGGCAAAGAAGAAGCCTACACCGTTACGCTGGAACTGACGAAGGTCTAGGGCTAATAAAGCATAAATACTTTATAAAAAACGACTTGCTCGACGGCGAGTCGTTTTTTATGCGCTTTCCACACACTCATGTAATGTAGCCATGTAGCGGTCAAGATACATGGCTATGTCTTTTGACTTGTACTGCAAAATATAACGTGGATGGTCGAGGGTGAGAATGCGATCGAAGAAACCCTGCTGCTCATTGAGCCGACGCAAATATGTTTCGTTTTTACGGCCCAGACACACCGCTACGCTTCTATTGCAACCAAAGTCAATCTGTGTACGAACTGTTTCGGTGATGGCGGGCCACAGTGCTTCGGTGGTTACGCGGTCGTCGTAGAAATTATAGTTTTTAGGGCCGCCTGATTTGCCATTGCGGGCCGGACCATTTTTGGTGAGGGCCAGTGGAAACAGCGATGTCAGAAAAAACTGGCTATAAAAGGCCTTCGCCCCGCCAAACGCTTCGACAACCTGGTAGATAAACCGACTCGACAGTTCGGGCGTATCGCGCAGGTCATTGGCAATGCCGCAGTATCGACGCAGGTTCTGGGGTGTTGTAAACGAAATTCCCGTTACGCCCGCCCCAAACCGGCCTGGATTGATACCCAGCACAAAAACGCGTGGGGCTGTGTCGCTAAAGAAATTGGTGTAAAACTCGTTGACAATGGCCTGAACCGCCGGTTGTGGATAAGGATTCAAAACACCAATATCGGGTGGGAGGTTGGCAGGCGCTGCCAGGGCATTGTAGTAAGCAATAGCTTTACTGGCGAAGGTAGTCATTCAGGGGAAGGGTATGTACAACAGACTAACGAACTTACCCCATTCGTTTGGTATTTTCGAACTAGATAAGGGAATGTAATGATTTTCTATTGATGTATTCTGTGTCTTCACCACAGCCCTCATGTTAAGCTCGTCTCATAGTGCTGTCAGTTTCTTAAAACTGGCAACACAACAATATCCCGTGTCTGTGAGGACACGGGATATTGGAGATTCATTACTTGATATTTTTGCGACGGTTCCGCTGAAAATCTTCGAACATCATGTTGCCTAATCCCTGCAAACCGCTGTAATAAGCCCGGCCATTGTTAACTTTCGTAAACTCTTGCACAAACTGTTTCAGGTAGGGGTCAGAGGCAATCATAAAGGTCGTGATCGGAATCTCCAATCGGCGGGCCTGCGCGGCCAGGGTCAGCGTTTTGCTAACCACCTTGCGGTCAAGTCCGAACGAGTTCTTGTAGTATTTGATGCCTTCTTTCAAACAAGTCGGTTTGCCGTCAGTGATCATGAAGATCTGCTTGTTCTTATTCTTGCGCCGACGCAGCAAATCCATCGCCAGTTCCAACCCCGCTACCGTATTGGTATGATAGGGACCAACTTCCAGATAAGGCAGGTCTTTGGCCTGAATCTGCCAGGCATCGTTGCCGAACACCACAATATCGAGTGTATCTTTGGGGTACTTGATCTTGATCAGTTCAACCAGCGCAAGCGCCACTTTTTTCGCGGGTGTAATGCGGTCTTCGCCATACAGAATCATGGAGTGACTAATGTCGATCATGAGCACCGTAGATGTCTGCGTTTTCTGCTCTTTTTGCGTCACTTCCAGGTCACGCTCCATAAGCGTAAAATCCTCTACACCGCTGTTGATCTGGGCGTTGCGTATGGATTCGGTCATCGAGATTTGTTCCAGCGAGTCGCCAAACTGATACGTGCGAATGTCGCTGCTCAGTTCGTCGCCGGTGCCGGTATACGGCGTCTGGTGATTGCCACCGGACTTGGATCGCTCAAGTTTGCCAAATATTTCTTCGAGGGCGCTCCGGCGAATCGTCTGCTCGCTCTTCGGCGTCATCACGATTTTACCCTCCTGATTATCTTCTGTCAGGTACCCTTTTTCTTTCAAATCATCGAAGAAATTACCAATGCCATATTTGTCATCGGTGAGGCCATATTG
It encodes:
- a CDS encoding lipocalin-like domain-containing protein produces the protein MKTMNVARIMAWALVVAMPLWFGSCKKGSDDAVTPTTSSVQGSWKISGYKIDPGVDFMGNGQKSNDLLAYLRSLPGGIGNDAVECLTTSVITFNANGKVSGTAGSKCSTTTDMNPVEENSSWKLDGNKLTLTSGTDVTVYDTVISGNTLKLSGKEMEDYDGDGKEEAYTVTLELTKV
- a CDS encoding uracil-DNA glycosylase family protein, producing the protein MTTFASKAIAYYNALAAPANLPPDIGVLNPYPQPAVQAIVNEFYTNFFSDTAPRVFVLGINPGRFGAGVTGISFTTPQNLRRYCGIANDLRDTPELSSRFIYQVVEAFGGAKAFYSQFFLTSLFPLALTKNGPARNGKSGGPKNYNFYDDRVTTEALWPAITETVRTQIDFGCNRSVAVCLGRKNETYLRRLNEQQGFFDRILTLDHPRYILQYKSKDIAMYLDRYMATLHECVESA
- a CDS encoding vWA domain-containing protein, whose product is MKGFQFSDYVPPEQKEGSKFDQLLNIFQQLLLLTSGDVEQAMSWMSQLDRQYGLTDDKYGIGNFFDDLKEKGYLTEDNQEGKIVMTPKSEQTIRRSALEEIFGKLERSKSGGNHQTPYTGTGDELSSDIRTYQFGDSLEQISMTESIRNAQINSGVEDFTLMERDLEVTQKEQKTQTSTVLMIDISHSMILYGEDRITPAKKVALALVELIKIKYPKDTLDIVVFGNDAWQIQAKDLPYLEVGPYHTNTVAGLELAMDLLRRRKNKNKQIFMITDGKPTCLKEGIKYYKNSFGLDRKVVSKTLTLAAQARRLEIPITTFMIASDPYLKQFVQEFTKVNNGRAYYSGLQGLGNMMFEDFQRNRRKNIK